The stretch of DNA AATTGGTCATGCCCTCattctaattttctttctttttcttttcaacattttttgttacGTGTCGGAAATGGCGACGAGCAGCGTGAGGAATCCCGGACCAAAGATCGTGTCATTTCTCACCTGGAATCGGAGCTGCGCGTGCAAACCGGACGGGCCCAGCAATTCCGCGACATCCTCGAGCAGTCACTCCTCACGGCCGCCAGCCGTGGCAGCCTTTCCGTAagtcttttccttttattttatttatttatttattgattgtattttcccaattcaatttcttccaaTCACCATTTTCGACCTTTTACGACTTGTCTGATGGAATTAGCATAGCCACTCGACTCTCCCAAAATCGTTCGATTTGCTATGCcccgcgcgtgtgtgtgtgtgtgggctcGTCTATTGTCTTGTCGTGTTCGACTCACGCCGAAGCAGACGAGAAAATCGACGCTTAAATCAaatcacaaaataaagaagaacccaaaaaagcaaacaaagaaagCCTCGTGAAAGAATAGGCAAAAAGCTAAGAGGCTGGCGCACACGCTATTAATAAGTTAGTTATAATATCCGGAGCTTTCTCTCCAATGAACATTAAAAAtcgctgcggctgctgctgctgctgagtcGTCAGCTACTGTATGGCTTTGACCGCGCCACACACAAACAGGCACGGGCGGTTGAGAGTCGTCGGGGAGGGTATACCCATTGTGGTTATTACGGGTTGTTAGCGAATCGTGTTGTTGCTTGTCTGTGGGCCTCACGTCTGTGTTCTGTGTTCTATTCCTTCATATTTTTTGGACAGAGATTGTGTGTACGTTGTGTATCGGGAGACCTattgcatcatcatcacgcaccgatgatgatgaagagggGCTATTAAGACTAGACTTTGCGTTTACCTTCTTTTTCCCGTCACGAAATAAGTGCGACCGAGGTGACGGGCCATCATCCTCTGGCGTGTAgagtataggcctatatatccCATCAGGTAAAGTGCCGGGTGCTTATTGAGCGTCGTCTGCCATTATTAGAGATGCGGTTCACCTTCTCACGGTTCGGTTTCATGTGTCCCGATGTTTGTACAACCGCCGCATTTTGTCGAGTTTCTCCACaagtggaagaagaggaagaagaagaaaaagcttttttttttcttctttttttctgaaatgaaaagCCGATGAACAAGGCTTTTATTACCATGAGGCATCACATCCAGTTGATGGATGGGTCCTCATCCACGCAACATGCGAtggagaaaatagaaaggaCGAAAACTTTCAAGGGACtggcagcacagcacagcagcagcagcagacaaaCGAATTAAAAGCAAAACGTCCGAACAGACGCTTTTGCTTTAAGCCATTAGGCAAccaccatttttctcttaGACATGAGCGTGTATCACTTGTAACATGTATTCCGAGCTCCTTGTTGTTGATTCAAGTGAATGGTGGGGGCCACCACCATCTCTCCATTCGAGGACACGCTAAACAAcaaactgttttctctcttcttcttcttcgttcttttGTCGCTCTCTCCTCttaatctttttgtttttgcaacGGCCAAAATAGAAACCCCCGCTCCCTCCCTTCGGAAGCTCATGTGATGGTTTAATGTCTCCTGAAGGAGGTGAAATTTTTTACTGGGTTATTATTGTCTAGAAAATTCTATTGATTCTCAGGTGCGACCCTCTCTCCCTCCGTGTCGAAggcaaatatttcttttattactttgATTTGTTGCAGCGTTTGTTTGGTGTCGCCCAGTACTTCCACCACTTTAGGGTGGCGCCTCTTTTTGACGTGTGTCGTCATGGGTCACACGGTAGAGAGCTTCGTGCTACTTATTATAGTATATACCATTCTATAAAGCTGTcgtcttatttctttctttatggTCTTGCCATGATGAGGTAGGATttcttggaaagaaaaagctttttttccaCCGTACTAATACCAAGTAATGTGTTAATCCCCTCGACATCTTTTATGTACATTTTTACAGACATAtatctgtaaaagaaaaacacatacAAAGCTATTAGATTGGAAGTTGGGTGACGAGCTCGTTTCGCCTATTTCTGCGTGTCCATTCCCAAATTCCACGATCGTCTGGCCGGTCTACGGGGAAAGGAAAATGGACGGCGGTCGGGTCATAAAATGCAAtcagttcttctttcttttcttttctttctgcagaTGATGCGGTTCTAACGACTTTGAATTGAGAACTATATAGTAGCGACACTGGCCTCTAGCACAcaatactctctctctcttaactATGCACCACCTGACTCTCTGACTGGCGGGTGACGTCAACTCAAAAAATGTCTGAATTCAgtggtctctttttttttcgcgtgtGGAAATGTCTAGCTTGCGTGTTTGCGTGCtgaaatcttattttattttatattttttttgccaactttttttcttctttcccccccccccccactctgACGTTcttagttatttatttttttatatattcttctttcttttattatgaAAATTCTCCCGTCTGGTCGATTGGAgcagacagaaaaagaaaaaaagaaaaaaaatgttggtatCACGCAGTCGACCCTTGTAGACGACCCTCGAACTCCTGCGCTCCTcagacattttcatttttattttttggttatttcaaAGTCTTCTCCGgttccacaacaacaacgcggCTGAATAACTTCACTTAATAGATAATGGTAGAGGGGGGGAGAGGGAGATGACTGTTGGAGAGCCGCATTTTATTTCCAGTTTATTTGTCTTCTTAGTGTCTCTACTCTCGGGGGCGAGTCGTGCTGCGTTGCCTCGATAGGAGCAACAGGTGAAACGATGAAAGAGattcgaatttcaaaaaaaaaaaaaaagaataaagagctgggctctttttttgtgttttgtctgAATGGATAGAAACGGGAAATCGACGGCGCTATCGGGAGACTATACAACTGAATGTACTTTCACTGTTCCAATGATGATCTCTCTCCCCCTTcagtgattattattatagacgCCGTgatgtctttctctttttctatttttttggtcTCCATTCCGCTGGCCTGAGCCTTTCAAAGATAAAAGAGCGGCCGGACGACGCATTACGAACAAAAATTGTAACTTTAGAAGATGGACTACCGAGCGGGAATAGGCGATCAGACAGGAATCTCGTCGTATAAATCAAACAACTAGAggcgttttattttatattttttcggtcCGTCCTAAGTCTTGAGCTATGCACAAGTGAACGGGAGGAGGACAAGGAAAAGGCGAActaggagaaagagagagagagagaggagaaagcgtgataagagaagagaaacagGTAACAGGAGAAGAAGGGAGGCTGAACCTGTGTTTATGTTGGAACGAGTGGCGTCGTCCCTTATTTCCTTTGAGCAGAGAGGCTCCTTGACAATGCCCGGCTCGCAGGTTGTGTATACCTTCAGTCGCGCTCCGCCCGTCCGACAGTGCGCAACTATAACCAAcacctctctctccttctctctatctctccgCATTCTAACCGCTAAATTAGAAAAGCCTCACACACACCTGTACGGCAGTATATACCCAGTCTATATACTTTTGCACCGGTGAATTCGCCTTTCCAAATTAGTGACTCGATTCCATTAGTGTCGTGTGTTTTCCGTGTCTTGTGAAATTGTCGCCATCGATCGAAAAATCCCAAACGGGAGGATTTCTCATTTGTTGGCTGTCGAAACATTTCTGGTGAGTTCCCATCTTAATCAAATCTTGTGTTTGACATTTTAGTCGTCATAAAAGAGTTAGGTTGGATTTCTTTTAGAAGGGGGTAGAGAGAAATTAGAGTCAGCCCTGGCCgagttttgtcattttttgtttttcttcccgCTCACGCTGTTCAGTGGAGTGACGCCTAGTGCAATcaccatctctctctcttgacttGCAATTGCAAAACCCAAAATCgtaaatattaatttgaaaacggaaaaaaagagaacaaaaacaaaaattgggaaaaatctAAAGTAACACAAGTCCAACCCAAGAAAACAACGAGAGATCGTGATGAAATAGGGCCGACAAGTTAACGGTTGGGTTCTTACGGCCGGGGCGCGCGAACACCTGGTCATTAGCACGCCATTCTCCATCTCGCCAGTCGGCTCAGCTCACGCTGCGGCAGacttgagctgctgctgctgctgcagtttgAAATATATGGTTCGAAAGAAGGGAGTGCAACGTTCTACTTGAACCGCCATCTCTTTTCtcaacttttctttcatttttgtttggaaatatttcCGTCTTAACTATCGGCTCTCGTCTGTCAGGTACGTCTTATCATCTCAGACTCTCGAGTCTTTTGTTGAGTCGGGACTGGTCGGGACCCAGCATCGTCACAGCTGCTCTCTCCTCCTAGCCCTCCTAGCGTCCCGGTCGACGCTCGTTTTATATGCGTCTCACTCTGGTGGGGCGAGATGAATGTCAATGATCGTTAAATCACGGCCCTAACGGCGCCTATCCATTCATAACATTTccctgatttttttgttgatgcgCGGTCGTTACGATATCGCAGGGTGGGCGCCGtgaacttgtttctttttcctattccgTTCGTGATCGTGGGTATTTATTTGAACAATTCGGACTCGGCGCGTTATTGTCGGTCACGGGGCTGACCCGCGCGAATTCCTTCTCAGTTTCTAAATGACTTTTAAAAGTCAGGAaataaaacgaagaagaagaagaagaagaagaaaagaaggagaatgaaaagttggaaaaaagaaataaatacaaattgaGGAGAGCGAAACAAGGGCCGTTACCCAGATGGCAAAAGCGGAACTCCATTTACGGTCTTgtcccgaaaaaagaaaaaaaaaaaagaaaagaggcattcagtatttttattttctctccttcttgtCTTTATTCTCTCCTACTGACCCACAACTTTAGCCTCCCTCCGGTCCCGACCAGAGCCTTATAGTACCAgcaactgcaacaacaacaacaacattcagtCGATCTCCATTTGAGACTTTTTCACGAATCGAGTTGTTATTATTCACAGCGAGgggagtttttctttttctccttgtttGTCCATTTCGTTCGCCACTCTCCTTCACACATGTCAggccaaaaaatcaaacaagaaatttcactgtgaaaacattttctccaAAACTCCATTTTGGGAAggaattttctaaaaaagaagtgATCTGGTCTCTCTCtgctggactggactggacgaTTGACCGAATTGTATATAACCAGCATCAGATGCGCAATGAGAAAAACCTGTCTCGTCTTCCGAGAGAGATGCGGATTCTTTCCAAGACTTGGAGAACATCTCTTTGACGCCCAAGGGTTCGCGACTTTTAAAGAAGTGGACAAACCCCAttctgttttattatttcgctgCTTTGTGGCTGATAACCTCATTTGTTGGCCGGAGGAATGTCAGTTTGAATTGGAGCGAATTGGCTCGCTTATTTGGCGTCGTCCATTAAAATGTTTagcggcagcagctgctgctgaatAATCAATCAAGTTCCGCCCTCGATTTAACATGTTGCTAATCTAAttctcaacttttttattttttggcaggGTCAACAACACAACCACAATGAGCGCGACGAACTGATTGCCCGCGAACGCAAACTCCAAGTCCTGGTGGATGATCTTCGGGAGACGATGCGGCATCAGCAAGACACCTTCGCtcacgagaaaaaagaactggTAATAATAATGTCACGTCTCTTCAACTATATTCATCACCTGCTTCTTTTAGTTGTTCGTAACTCTTTCCGTTATCCTTCGTGACGGGTCGTGTGTGTGCGTCTTCCTGGTTGCCAAAAAGCTGCACACACAGTTCAccaccatttttcttccttccgcGTGTTTTTTCCCATGGACCTTGTGTGTGTCGCGTGTGAGTGACACACTGACATCGGGgggaagcaacaacaacaacaacaacaacaggggAGAGACAACAATAGCTGCTACGCCTTCTCACGTTTCCGGCAATTTATGGATGAAACTCTTACTATCATTAAACCGTGATCTCGGCGCGCCGAgttgaagttgttgttgctgttgttgttgttgttggggggtGCTTCGGGTTGCCCGCTGGGGGTTTGGCTGAGGTTTTTTTgtggggaggaggaggcgtGTACAGACTGATGTCATTTCAAGGGATTGTTTTCACGAAGTGGGGGAGAAAGGCAAGAATTTATGATTAGAAAAATGCGGAAAAATGTCGGAAGATGAATCAAAATAAGTCCCGTCTTgtcctcgtttcttttttattttccttttatttcctttttaacttctttttttttttttcattttacggTGCCGAGGTCGCGACTCGAGAGCACCGCATTAAGACACGACATCCGCCGACGTTCAATAGCGTTAATTGGTGTAAAATGTCATGTTAAATCTTCTTCTGATGACTccaccagaaaaaaacaaaacaaaaataattcagtaCCTCAGACTAAACAAAAGCGGAAAACGTTTCAGGGAAGATTTAACCTACTAACGGGATGGCCCAGCAATCATTTTGTGAAATTTGGCACCtcttgggtgtgtgtgtgtattctcCAAGTCGTAAAATGTCGTCTGTGTTCTCAACCAAAATATTAGCAGTAGGATCCGTGGCTAAAATGTTAAATCTAGATTTTTACTTTGTAAATTCGTTTGTTATATGCGAACATATGGcggttgatttcttttttctttcaaattgactgatggttttatttttctttcttttttctttctgtcatAATGGAATTGACTTTAGCTCCGCCGGTTAAGTGAGACGGAACGCCAGCAAGGTTCATTGCGCCAGAAGAACAAACAGGTCCTGACCCGCAACGTCCAGTTGGCTGTCAAGAGCCAAGAATTAGCCGAAACAGTCAAGAATCTCCAGCAACAGCCGGCCGGTGGAAATATGTCGACGGCACCCGACACAACCAATTTGAAGAGAAGTTTGACGAGACCCAACGTTAATCAACTAGGCTCGCCATCCAAGGCaagtcttttattatttttattttattttgttgttgttgttgttgatcgAGTTTCACCTGTTCACCTGACATAATAATCAAGCGAGTACCGATCCACCACCCGTTTGTCCACAGCAACGACTCTCAGTTCCCGCAAATAAGGACATATGGTCGTGTGTAACAATCAAATAATGCACTCCTTTCCTTTCTCCGGCCTTTCTCGCCAAGAGTTTCTCCAGTCTAATATGTAAATCTATTGCACCTTTCTCCACGCCTTTCACTGTCAGTTTCTTAACTGGCCCGTTGACCATATTCGGGTTGACGCATATTCGTCTACAGCACATGCACAGCAATCAAGCAGCTCAGACACACACGGATCTCACCTTGCTGTATCACACACGACTGCGACTGATGATGACCACACGCTGTCGTCATTCGTTACGCTTCAAAGGGTTTCCAGGACTCTGCTGTGTGCATGGGGATATCCTGACAGAATGGGAACACAAGAGACTGGGGCTGGAGAGAGAAGTACGGCCACTTCACATATTACGTGCAAGGGAGCTCAGCAATATTGACAAGTCCGAAGAGATATTTTCTGAGAGTAGAGCAGAGCTTAAAACTCGACTAAGAATCTCCAGCGAGCTGGGCGGGTCCAagtatttttttggggggaattaTTTGAATGAGAACGTGTAAGAACTCGCCCaacatcatctttttttggattgtgtgtgtgtgcgtgtagAGTTGGACGAATCGCAGTCGGTGTGATGAAGCTCCACTTTCTTCTAACcggttattttattatttgataaaaCTAGAATGACAAGCAGCGGCGAATGGAGTACGTCCAACAAATCCAGAAATTGCGCAAAGAGCAACGCTACTACTCCATGTGGGAACTGCCGCCACTGCTCGAAGTCGACACGGACGGCCTGGGCTCTGATGGCAATGCCGACTCGGACGGTTCCTTGTCTCCGGCCGCTACCTCGGGCGTTACGTCCTGTTCTTCCGACTCGGCCTGGAGCgaggtatacacacacacagtcaaataagaaaacaccaaaaatcttgttgttcttttttactgTCTCCTTATTTTCATGTGCCCATTAAGgtttatgttgttgttggctcgATGGTTTTTGACCGTTGAACCACTACTTTTTCCCAATGGCAGATATTCCAACTGCCAAACaagcgtttattttttttttaaacgactGGCGTGTTTTAGTTATGGCTCATATGGGAGGAAACCGCGAGAAtgagacttttaaaaaacggCCATGTAATTACGAAAGAGGCTAGTCGTTCCGCCGAGCcttcattgatttttcttatattttttttattatttcaccaAAGTGTTGGGTAGATTGGATTCAGATTCGGCAAAaacgttgaaaaaaaagtcagtTCATCTTATACGCACGGCTAGCAATTTCAAGCCCCGTGCATAATTCGAATTTCACGAATATCAGCGGAAACTGgttccagtttttttcttctttccccttttattattttgatcgATTGTGTTGGCGTGATGAATTGGAATTCAGATTTCACCGGTTTATACGACGGTTCGAGGAAActgttgtgctgtgtgtaccAACTGCATAGTAGTACTCAAGGAGATTAGATTGATGATTAGATTGAATTGTAGTCTACAAATAATCCTTTATTAGAAATTCTTAGCTCGGCGACGTCGTCTGCTTCGCTTTGTTGAACATTCCTAGTTTCACATGATTGTAaattttcttctccattttctctttctttttatattttttgtaacTACAAAAGGACACGCGACGGGAATTGGAAGTGTTGTTCTCACAGCTGTCGCGGGAGCATTCCGATTTGCAGCGCAACTACCAACTGCTCCACGAGAAGTTGCGCCAGCTGACGTGTTTTTCCGACGCCGACGCGGCCAATGTCAACTACGCCACCCTGCAGGCTGACTACAACGCGGCCAGAGCCCGAATCCGTGACCTGGAGGAGATCCTGCAGCTGAAAAACAATCGCGAACGAGAGGCCAGTGACGGAGCCAACGCCGGACGCCCGACGGTCGTTCCTTCTCTGCTGGAAATCCAGGCCAAATTCGTTCGTGAGAAGCACATCCAGCAAACGCAGATGGCCATCCTGGTCAAACGTCTCGAGGAGGCCAAAGACAGGCACCAATCTGTCCAGGCGGAGCTGAACGAAGCGCGAGATCAGAACGAGTTGCTCGAGTTCCGCATTCTCGAATTGGAAGAGATCCAAGAAAGGGTGcgcttattatttattattttggttttggaGACTATTTAGCCACGCTCGCCGGGTTTCTTTAATTGAATAGTTTCGCATTTGTGCATTTTTGAATAATAGGCGCCGTCACAGTGCTCGACCGATCAGCGCGATCGTAAGGATGTCTGCACCGACACGGATTCGGATGACGTATCGGTCGGAGATTCGGGCATTACGTCGCTCGCTTCACTCATGGTCGAATGTCCGTCACCAATCTTGCCCAGAAGCCCGTGCAGCAGCGGATCGTCACTGGACTCTGACTACCtggtaattgattttatttttaaaattttccagCTGATTTCGACATCTTTTGGGGGAAATTGAGTGTCGGCAATTGAGTCATTGTTGTAACGGTGTATTTTGCGGCGTTCCTTAGGGCGAAAAGATCTCGTCGGTCAAAGCAGAACTGCAATTGATGGTCTCCTCGCTAAATGATCCGTCTCAGAAAACCGTGCTGGCCCAGCTTCAGGCGCTGTTGGGCGTCTGCCAGTCTCGACTGGCCCACAAGAGTCCCGTCGCCAGTGAGACTTCCAACTGGGACTGGCAGCTGCAGGAGAGTGGCATCTTCGAAGAGGACCACCATCATTCCACCGATGGATCCACTCAGACGGACGCCGTCGAGTGCGATGGATACAATGGCGATGTCAGCATCCGGGTGACGGTCCCGTTGCCTCTTTGCGGCCGAGTGACCGAAGACAAGGAAGTTCAAATGTCTCCCGCCGAGTTGGAAGATAAATCCGTGCAGACGGCAATGACGGATGTCCAGGATTTTGCGGTCCAAACTGATTTGATTGTCTGTCATTCCGCCGGCGCAGAAGAAAAGTCCTATCGAGATCAGGGCGTTCAGTTCTACGAGGAACGGCCCATGTTTGCGGAAGAAGATTCCCAGACGGATGGGCAGGTGATGACCCTGGAGGAATTCCGCGACGTTGAGAGCTACTACGTCCAGCAAATTGAAATCCTGCAGAAGGAGAAGGCCAGCCATCGCAAAAAGTTCCAGGCCAGTCGGGACGAAACGACGAAATCGGTGCAGCAGCTGGAACTGTTGGGCCGCCAGTTTCAAGAGCGCGAGCGGCAATTCGAAGAGATTTTGCAGAAGAACTGCCGCGCATTCGAGCGGGAACTCGAAACGGCCCGCGAACTCAACAACAACGAGCTCTCCACGCTCAAGGAATGTCTCCAGCTGGTCTGGCACGAAGTCAAAGACTACGCCAATGTGACGGACATGCCCAAAACGTCGGTCATGGAGTTCACTCAGGCGCTGATCAGTTCGCTTCACGGAATTTGCAACGAGCTGGGCCAACTGAGAGTCCGTGTAGTCGATCTCGCCGATATGGAGCAAGCCTTCCAGACGACGTTGCGACAGGCAGACGGGCTCGTCCATCACATGGAAGAGAAGCATTTGCAGCGCATCAGAGAGCTGGAACATATAGAACACGAACTAAGGATCCAGTTGAATCATCCGACTGGAAGTCACCAAAGCTACGACATGGATGGAAGTCtcgaaatcaaaatacaaGGTATGGCGCAATTCGATCTAATTGCCTGAGTGATGGCGTAATCTAAGAAATACGTTCTAATAATTCGATAAAATACTTAGAACTGGAGCAGGAGAAGGACGCTCTGTCGTTGCAGGTCGGCAAGTGCCAAGAGTTGGAAGACTATTGCCAACGACTTCACGGCCGGCTGGAAGAGTATGAGCAACGTGAACGAAGCTTGCATCAAGCCGTCCAAGATACGGAACGCCGCTTTTCCACCAGGTTTGATCAAAGCGTTTTCACAGATTGTTTTCCGTGATATAACTCTTTTAacgggctttttttttactttgatccAGAGAGCAAAGATATCGCGAAGAAATTCAGTTGATGAAAACAGAGCTGGACAAGTGTCGCGAAAATGAAGCGACCTGGCGTCAACGACTGGAGCAGAGGGACAGTCAATTGGGCCTCATGAGGAACGAACTGGAGGCCGAACAAAAGACCATCGCCAGTTTAGAGTTAGAAGTCAAGGAGTTGCAATCCAAATTAGATAAGGACGACACCTCCTTCAGAAACGAGGTCAGTTGCCTAGCAGAACTAATCGCCCGTTGTTGAGTCAGTCCAATGAAATTTCTAATTATCTTGTTCAAAATAGGTGACCAAGTTGCGTTCGCAGCTCACTACCTCTCTGGCGCAGCTGAACGAGCTCGAGTCACTTAACTGCCAACTTCGCGAGAAGATCGTCGAATACCAGAACACGATTTACTCTCTGCAGAGGAGCCTAGACGAGAAGAGTTGCCAAAATGGCAATCTAATGGCCGAAAATAACAGACTGGCCCAAGCTCAGATGGAAATGATGAGCATGTCTATGGTCGCCATGGGTAAGTTGATTTTCATCAATATTAATTGGTTCGACTGAATCCccttttgtaattttaccatacgtattttcttatttgacaGCCAAACCGCTAACTGAGGAGCTGCTAGAAATCGAGTCGGATGAAGGCTGCATGTCACCCGAACCTGTCGCCGCCACGAGCGAAACCGCTGCTACGCTGGACGACTTTCAAGAAATTTCATTGCCCACGACGCCGACCGTTGTGGACGGCTGCAACAACGTCTTTGAGGAACATTTCAAAGTGCTCGAGTCGTTGGAGAGTTATCTGGAAACGCAGCATCTGACTGGAGCGACGGCCGAAGATAACGACGAGTCGGGAATTTCCACATCACCTTCGATTCACGAGGTAAAAAACCGATTGTCGGGGTTGAAGTTAAAATGTCAATTAACGTTTGTATTGTTTCGGCTTTCGCAGAACGAGAATTTTGCGCTGTTGGAAGCTCAGTTGTCGCAGCTTCGAACCGAGAAGCACTTTTTGCTCAATTCGGTTGTCAACAGTCAGAAGAAAGATGAGGTCATTCAAATCTTGGTCGACCAACTCAAATACAACGCGCCCCGTCAATACCTGATTGAAACGGCGGCGCATATCCGCAAGATCGCCACTAACGGCGACTACGACGCGAACCAACATCGCACGCATGACAAAGATATCGATCGCGTTTGCTCCATGCTGGAAGCCCCGATTGATCTGgtaaaagatttgaaataatttcgtCTTATTAtgcattcaattttctttgttcatattcttcatctttatttttcgtcttcatcttcttttcttctggtttTATGTCTGCCTCCTCTCTGTCGCAGAAATCACTCGTCTAAATCTCTCTATATCTCGTTTCGGGTGATGGCGattttcgtttctatttttgaccAAAAATTATGTAACCACTCACGGCAATGGTACGGACTGACTATAAACCCATGCCCATCCTTTCTTTGTTTCTAACCACCGCTATGTGTGTAACGAGTCCAGACATGTGTGTGAACTGCACACCTTTCGCCATCTCCATTCAACATTTGAGATTACGATGCCTCGTATTTTTTTCAGACCGACGTAACGACTGAGGGTTGTAGCCTCATATCACAACAGCCCTCGGCGTCTCCTAACTGCAATTATGATGTCGTCATCCCCCACAATAAAGTAGTCCGCCGCCAGACAACTGTAACCGTTCTGCCCGAGGAGGATCCGCTTCTTTCCCCacgtaaatataataaaagctAATTTTCGTTATCGATGAGGAAATAGCCTAATATGGACCTCACTTTCGTTTGCAGCCTCCGATCTTAAAATTACACGCAAGGTCGGCAATGATGGACTTGTGATAGCCTGGTTACCTTCACCAGACTCTGAATGCGTCGGATACCTGGTAAATATCTAAAATCTTTAACAAgagtaaaaagtaattttgaaaatgtcttttttattaaacagaTCTGCGTAAACGGCCAAGAAGCTCATCGTGGGCGAAACGCCCAGAGGACGAAAGCAGTGTTGAGCGGATTGGACTTGCATAGCGAGATggatatttgtatttattcgTTGTCCGTCGACGGGCTCGTTTCCAGCCCCACAACTACTGTCTACTTGCCCGACGAGCGACTGGCTGTTGGCGCTCATCAAGGACATGCCGGCGACTCGGAATCGGCTG from Daphnia pulex isolate KAP4 chromosome 4, ASM2113471v1 encodes:
- the LOC124192483 gene encoding protein MLP1-like isoform X3, whose protein sequence is MKPTKTTSSFTRKMMMASEPANGNSMPSVILGSSSAVGTSSAASSMSSLTLRDQQHHVEGAKERKERQMRRLAAEMDDQRSKFERDKAEALSHQKEAMNRAFRVQLAKLLKEKEELQRKCQTLQSKEPNGKISGNGLGNAATASSQAAAAEMLKLIHENSILRIDKKKQEEQLQLMRESEQHRFENMRSLLDDKARELITFQKQLRQQIARLREESRTKDRVISHLESELRVQTGRAQQFRDILEQSLLTAASRGSLSGQQHNHNERDELIARERKLQVLVDDLRETMRHQQDTFAHEKKELLRRLSETERQQGSLRQKNKQVLTRNVQLAVKSQELAETVKNLQQQPAGGNMSTAPDTTNLKRSLTRPNVNQLGSPSKNDKQRRMEYVQQIQKLRKEQRYYSMWELPPLLEVDTDGLGSDGNADSDGSLSPAATSGVTSCSSDSAWSEDTRRELEVLFSQLSREHSDLQRNYQLLHEKLRQLTCFSDADAANVNYATLQADYNAARARIRDLEEILQLKNNREREASDGANAGRPTVVPSLLEIQAKFVREKHIQQTQMAILVKRLEEAKDRHQSVQAELNEARDQNELLEFRILELEEIQERAPSQCSTDQRDRKDVCTDTDSDDVSVGDSGITSLASLMVECPSPILPRSPCSSGSSLDSDYLGEKISSVKAELQLMVSSLNDPSQKTVLAQLQALLGVCQSRLAHKSPVASETSNWDWQLQESGIFEEDHHHSTDGSTQTDAVECDGYNGDVSIRVTVPLPLCGRVTEDKEVQMSPAELEDKSVQTAMTDVQDFAVQTDLIVCHSAGAEEKSYRDQGVQFYEERPMFAEEDSQTDGQVMTLEEFRDVESYYVQQIEILQKEKASHRKKFQASRDETTKSVQQLELLGRQFQERERQFEEILQKNCRAFERELETARELNNNELSTLKECLQLVWHEVKDYANVTDMPKTSVMEFTQALISSLHGICNELGQLRVRVVDLADMEQAFQTTLRQADGLVHHMEEKHLQRIRELEHIEHELRIQLNHPTGSHQSYDMDGSLEIKIQELEQEKDALSLQVGKCQELEDYCQRLHGRLEEYEQRERSLHQAVQDTERRFSTREQRYREEIQLMKTELDKCRENEATWRQRLEQRDSQLGLMRNELEAEQKTIASLELEVKELQSKLDKDDTSFRNEVTKLRSQLTTSLAQLNELESLNCQLREKIVEYQNTIYSLQRSLDEKSCQNGNLMAENNRLAQAQMEMMSMSMVAMAKPLTEELLEIESDEGCMSPEPVAATSETAATLDDFQEISLPTTPTVVDGCNNVFEEHFKVLESLESYLETQHLTGATAEDNDESGISTSPSIHENENFALLEAQLSQLRTEKHFLLNSVVNSQKKDEVIQILVDQLKYNAPRQYLIETAAHIRKIATNGDYDANQHRTHDKDIDRVCSMLEAPIDLTDVTTEGCSLISQQPSASPNCNYDVVIPHNKVVRRQTTVTVLPEEDPLLSPPSDLKITRKVGNDGLVIAWLPSPDSECVGYLICVNGQEAHRGRNAQRTKAVLSGLDLHSEMDICIYSLSVDGLVSSPTTTVYLPDERLAVGAHQGHAGDSESAEPTQAVVEVIAQGYRSCCPRIPLTTPADLRALME